Below is a window of uncultured Tolumonas sp. DNA.
ACACGTTATATTGTGCATCGACAAAGGCATACCTGTTTTTCCAGTATAGTATTGATAATCCATGCATTCCAAAATCTTGCCGGATCAGTTACTTACTTTCGATATGGCAATTAATAAGACTTATTTTTCAATTGGATAAATCTAGTTATAACAAATCAGATTATGAAATTTTACTTCGATGTTTGAGGCATTACGATAACCGTGAGCTTTCGATGCATCGAAGCGCACCGCATCGCCCACCGCTAATTGCTGCCACTGACCTTCAATCAACACCTCTAATGAACCATTGAGCGGAATGACATGTTCTGTGACCCCATTGGCATGCGCAGCAGACAAATACTCAATACCCGCAGGTAGTGTGACTTGTAAAAGCTCAAAGCCAAATTTGGGATCAAACGGGATGATCGCTTTGGCGGCGATATTTTCGCCTGTCATATGGTTTATTTCGGCAGCACTATCACCCAACCAGAGTGTCTGTGGTGCCGCTGATGGTTCGAGAAAGGTAGAAAACGAAGTCTGAAATCCGGTCGCAATTTTCCACAAGGTTGCGACGGTCGGGCTTGATTCACCGCGTTCAATTTGTCCCAGCATCGCTTTACTTACGCCAGTGGCTTGCGCTGTTTTATCTAAACTCCAGCTTCGTTGTTTGCGTAACAACTGCAATGTAGCTGCAATGTGTTGAGTCAGTTCCAGCATTGAGAGTCCATTTATATTTCTGTGCGTTATAGCGCACAATGGCTGCTTGTGGTAGTTTGAGCGTTATAACGCACATGGATAGATCGTCAGACTAACCTGATAGCCTGAGTTTGTCACTTAGGCTTGTCACTTAAAGTTTTATCTCTTTGGACGGTCAGCAAACTAGGAGAAGGTCATGCGTTTTGCATTAAGTTTACCGGTCGCCGGATTTGTGGCGAATCTGGTCGGGTTCAGTAGTTCGGTTGCGTTGATTTTCCAAGCCGCCAACAGCATGACCGGCGCGAATGCGCAGTTGACCAGCTCATGGCTGTTTGCGCTGTGTATCGGCTCTGGGTTAAGTACGCTAATTTTATCGTTTTATTATCGCCAGCCGATTTTGACGGCGTGGTCGACACCGGGCGCAGCACTGCTGATCAGCAGTTTACAAGGCGTCACACCTGAGCTGGCAACCGGGGCGTTTTTGTTTTCCGCATTCTTGATCAGCCTGTGTGGTGTCACTGGTCTGTTTGCCCGACTGATGCATAAGATCCCAACCGCATTGGCCTCGGCGATGTTAGCCGGCGTGCTGGTGCGGTTTGGTATGAAAGTATTTGAACAGATGCCTCTGCAGCCTGCACTCATCATCAGTATGTTGTTGGTCTATATATTGGCGAAGCGGTTTTATCCGCGATACGCAATCTTGTTTGTCTTGGTGGTGGGCAGTGTGGTTGCGTGGCAACAAGGGCTTTTACAGAGTAATACTCAGCCACTGACGTTTGTATCTCCTGTATTAACTTGGCCGTCGTTTGACCTTGCTACGCTGCTTGGCGTTGGCTTACCACTGTTTATTGTCACCATGGCTTCACAGAATTTACCCGGTATTGCAGTGATGAGAGCGAACGGTTATCAGGCACCGGTGTCGGCTTCTTTGACGGTGACGGGCGTTCTTAATCTGCTCTTGGCACCATTAGGCTGTTATGCCATTAATCTGGCGGCGATTACGGCGGCGATTTGTATGGGGCCGGAAGCGCATGAAGATTCCAAGCAACGTTATAAGGCTGCCGCATTTGCCGGTGTTGGTTATCTGATTGCCGGTGTGTTTGGTGCCAGTATTGTGACGTTGTTTGCCATCTTGCCGGGCGCGCTGATTATGGGCGTGGCGGGCATTGCGTTGTTTGGCACGATAGGGGCGAGTTTGCATGCAGCATTGCATGATGAACATCAGCGAGAAGCGGCACTATTGACGTTTCTGGTGACTGCCAGCGGGTTGAGCTTATGGGGCGTTGGTTCTGCGTTCTGGGGGCTGGTGGTTGGGGTTTTAGTCATGATGTGCTACCGAAAACGGTAGCACATCCGAGTATTTTGTTTACTTATTTGGCCAGTGATTCTGGTAACTCTTCGCGGATTTTCGCCAGCAGCGCTTTCACAATGCGTGGGTTACCACAAACGATATTGCCGCTGTTGTCATAGTTATGACCACCGGCAAAATCGGTAGCAATTGCACCCGCTTCACGGGCAATCAACTCACCAGCAGCCAGATCCCATGGTTTCAGACCCAGTTCCCAGTAACCGTCCATGCGGCCAGCAGCTACATACGCCAGATCCAGACTGGCAGCGCCGGCACGGCGAATATCAGCACATTCCTGGAAAATGTTGTTAAACATAGTCAGGAAAGATTGGTAATGGTGACGGTGACGATGCGGGAAGGCAGTAGCTAATACACAACCGTTCAGCTCTTTCGCATTGCTGCAGCGCAGACGGTAGCCGTTCAGCTGTGCGCCAGCACCACGGGAAGCGGTAAACAGTTCATCACGGATTGGGTCATAAACAACGCCCACTTCGGTACGGCCTTTAATGCGCAGGGCAATAGAGACAGCGAAATGAGGAATGCCTTTAACGAAGTTGGTAGTGCCATCCAGTGGGTCGATAATCCATTGGTAATCAGCGTCTTTACCGCTGCTCAAACCGCTCTCTTCTGCCACGATGCTGTGGTCAGGGTAAGATTTTCTGATCGTCTGAATGATCACGTTTTCCGCTTCACGATCGACGTTAGTAACAAAATCGTTCATAGCCTTTTGCATGGTTTCAATTTTGCTTGGATCAGCAAAACTTTTCACAATAACCTGACCAGCACTACGGGCTGCGCGGACAGCAATATTCAGCATGGGATGCATAATGGATTCACCACTGGATGTTAAAGAACGGGGTTAGAAAACGGCGCGATTATAGGGCGAGGGGAGACAACAGGCAATGTTCTTTTGGCAGGAAGATGAAATTATCGCCAGCAGCATCCGTGCTGCTGAACTCCGTGCGGAGTTAATGCTTATTTACAGCAGGTTTTCAGTCACTGCTTTATAAAAATCGGTATAACCACCAACGTGTTTTTTACCGACAAAAATCTGTGGCACGGTGCGAACTGGCTGGCCTACTTTTTTCTGCAGATCAGCAACAGTCATGCCGGTGGCAAAAATATCAACGTAGGTAAACGCAAAGTCACGCTCTTCGCAAAACTTCACGGCCATTTCACAGTAAGGGCAATCAGGTTTGCCATAAATCATTACTGGTTCCATTTAGTCTCCTTTTTCATATAACGATATAAATTTATTGAGTAATTCAAGCTCTGATTCTGGATGTGCCGGATCAGTGATAATACAGTTGATCGGACACACCCGCACACAGGTGGGCTCCTCATAGAAGCCCACACATTCGGTACAGCGATCCGGCATAATTTCATACACCTTATCGCCCATATAAATGGCCTGATTAGGGCACTCGGGCTCGCACATATCGCAATTAGTGCAAGCCTCAGTGATCAGTAGCGCCATCGTTAAGCCACCGCATGCGGTTGGCGGGTACTTTCTTTATCATCCAGATTACGCAATAAAATGCCGTAACTCAGATCGACATTTTCCGGCACTGGGATTTCCACAATATGGCCATCACCTGGGGCAACTTCAATCTGCTCACCTTTTTTATTTTCCATGTGTGCTAATTCAAAGCTGATGTTGCCTTGTGGCGTCATCAATTCCAGGCTGTTACCAACGAGGAATTTATTTTTCACCGCAATTTTTGCCATACCATTGGCACTGCGCTCCAGCACTTCACCCACAAACTGCTGGCTGTCGGAAACAGAATAACCGTAGTCGTAATTCTGGTAGTCAGAATGCACATGACGACGCAGGAAACCTTCGGTATAACCGCGGTGCGCCAGATTTTCCAGCGTGCCCATCAAGTTGGCGTTAAATGGTTTACCGGCTGCCGCATCATCAATGGCCTGACGGTATACTTGTGCAGTACGTGCGCAGTAGTAAAAAGATTTAGTGCGGCCTTCGATTTTCAGTGAATGCACTCCCAGTTTGCTCAGACGTTCAACATGCTGGATGGCCCGCAGATCGCGTGAGTTCATGATGTAAGTGCCGTGTTCATCTTCGAACGCGGTCATGAATTCACCTGGGCGGTTTTTCTCTTCCAGCAGAACCAGTGCATCGCTTGGTGCACCGATACCCAGCGTTGGTTCAACTTTGACTGGAATTGGCTCTTGTTTGTGCACGATCTGGCCAACATCATCCTGTTTGCCTTCGTGGACGTTATATTCCCAACGACAAGAGTTGGTGCAGGTGCCTTGGTTCGGGTCGCGTTTGTTCAGATAACCAGACAGCAGGCAACGACCGGAATAGGCCATGCACAGCGCGCCATGCACAAACACTTCCAGCTGAATATCCGGGCACTGTTGACGGATCTCTTCAATTTCTTCAATAGACAGCTCACGAGACAGGATCACACGTTCCAAGCCCATCTTTTCCCAGAATTTCACGGTCGCCCAGTTAACCGCGTTGGCTTGTACTGACAAATGCACCGGCATTTCCGGGAAGTGTTCACGTACCATCATGATCAGGCCCGGATCGGACATAATTAAGGCATCCGGCCCCATGTCGATCACGGGTTTCATGTCGCGCACGAAGGTTTTTAACTTCGAGTTATGCGGTTGAATATTGGCGACCACATACAGTTTTTTGCCTAAGTCATGCGCTTCGTTGATCCCCAATTGCAGATTGGCATGATCAAATTCGTTATTGCGTACGCGCAGACTGTAACGGGGCTGGCCGGCATAAACCGCATCGGCACCGTAAGCATAGGCATAACGCATATTCTTCAGCGTTCCCGCTGGAGACAGTAATTCTGGTTTAAACATGTTGTTCTCTCTTGTCTGATCACAGGTCAGTAAGATGCCACCTGATGGCATCGGGCGCGCGATTGTACTCTGGAAAGGGGTATTAAGGATATATCTGTAAAAACAGCGGGACGATCTGCTCATTCCCGCTGTTTTTGCATTGTTTTTATCTAGTTTGGTGCTGAACGAATGCGGTTATTCGGCTTTTTCTCCGCCAAGAGCTGCTACCAGCTCAGGAACGAATTTCGCCAGTTCACCGGTCATCAGCGCAAAGTCGGCATCCATGCGGGCAACCTGATCTTCTGATACCACATCTTCATTCTGTTCACGCAGTTCTTCGCTGAATTTCAGGCGCTTGATCGACAGATCATCACTCAACACAAAACTGACAGTGTCTGACCAGTTCAGCGCCAGTTTTGTCACCATTTTATCGGCTAACAGATGCGATTTGATTTCATCACACACCAGATCCTGCTCTTTACAGCGGATGATGCCACCGTGTTCCAGTGCGGAACGCAGCTCGGCTTCATCTTCCAACGTGAACCCTGCAGGTGCGGCACCCGCATTCAGCCATTCCGTCATGGTAATTTCTGGCGGGTTTAACAGCGCAAACGGCACAACGGGCAGACTGCCAGTGCATTTACGCAACAGCGATAATACGTCGTCGGCTTTTTTCGCCGAGCCTGCATCGACCACCAGATAGTTTTCAGCAGCGTTGATCCACAAGAAGGTCTGGCTGGAACGCGGGAATGCACGCGGCAACAGCGTATGCAGGATCTCTTCTTTCAGCGATTCTTTCTCTTTTTTCTTCAGTGCCCGACCTTGTGCTGCTTCCATATCATCGATTTTTTCCTGCAGCATGTCTTTGATGACGGCTGCGGGCAGCATTTTTTCTTCCTTTTTAGCACATAACAACAGCTGTCCCTGTACTTCATGCACCAATACTTCTGCGTGTTTTCCCAATGGGGAAATCCAACCGAATTTGCTCATCTCCTGACTACCGCAGGGTGTAAACAGATGGCTTTGCAGCATTTTTTCTAGGCTGTCAGCATCGTGTTCGAAAGGACGAGTAAAGCGGTACAGTTGCAGGTTTTTAAACCACATGGCGACCTCAGTCATGTTTAAAAGGAGTCGCATTCTAACAGCATTGTGATCGCTTCGGCATTACCCGGATAAAAACCGGAGCTGATTCACAACCTGATAACCACTTGACTATCTCTTTCTGCGGGCTGAGTAAACTAAAGTTAAGTTTAATTCGGAGTAGATCATGGTGATTCGACGCAGCGAACCACAAGATATGCCACAACTGACAGCCATCTGGTTGCAAGCGTCATTGCATGCTGATGAGTTTTTGCCAGCGGCTACCTGGTGGCACAGGCAGGAGTCGATGCGTAAGCAACTGGAGTGTGGCACAGAAGTTTGGGTGGCCGATGATGAAAATCATCTGGTGGGTTTTGTCGCTTTAAAAGCGGATGAGTTACTGGAGCTGTATGTTGAGCCCAGTTGTCAGCGCCAGCAATTGGCTGAGGAGTTATTAGGGCTGGCCAAACAGAATCATCCGGTGTTGTATCATCGCGCGTGCGCAGAACATGCCGATGAAATTGAGTTTTATCAAAAGCAGGGCTTTAAAATCAAAGAAGCGCATAAACATCCGGTCTGGCAATTAGAGGAATACTGGATGGAGTGTCGTGACGCTTGAATACGTTATGCTTGAAAAACAGCGCATCAGCCATCATGTTACGGATAACTACTTCCTGATCTGTTGCTGAGCACTGTGAAATTACTGCATACCGCCGACTGGCATCTGGGACATCGTTTGCACGGTCATGAACGTTACTATGAGCATCGTTCATTTCTTGATTGGTTAATGAATGAGATAGTGCAACGCGATATCGATGGTTTATTGGTCGCGGGCGATGTATTTGATACCGCCAACCCTTCAGCAACGAGCTGGCAGCTTTTTTACCAATTTCTGGCGAGCTTACGTCAGCAACGTCCGCATCTGAATGTCATCATTATTGCTGGTAATCACGATTCGCCGTCAAAACTCGATGCGCCGCATGAATTACTCAAATCCTTTGATCTGCATTTAATTGGCGCGATTGAACGCGATGATGCAGGCCAACTTAATTGCGCAAAATTAGCCATTCCTCTGAAAGATAAAACCGGGAACGTAGCGGCATGGTGTGCTGCGGTACCATTCCTGCGTAGCGCAGATTTACGCATCAGTGATGAACAAACTGAGGGTGAAGATCGCCTGGTCGCTGGTGTCAGAGAAGTGTATCAGCAGGTTTTTGCCCATATCGATACTCAGCGTACAGCGGAACAACCCATCTTGGCATTGGGGCATGCCTATCTGCAAAGTGGCGAGCTGTCGGAATTATCGGAACGAAAAATTTTAGGCGGCAACCAGCATGCTTTGCCTCTTTCCGTGTTTGATGGTGCCGATCATGTGGCGTTAGGGCATTTGCATTTAAGCCAAGCTTTGAGTGAACGGGTACATTATTCCGGTTCCCCGTTACCGTTATCGCTGGCGGAACAACACTACCCGCATCGGGTGCTTGAATTAACCGTCAACAATCATCAAATCGCGGTGACGGATAAGATCGGTGTGCCGCATACGGTCGATATTCTGCGATTGCCCACACAACCAGCGCCGTTAGATGAGGTTCTGGCTGAGTTGAGTGCGCTGTCACTGGCCGACTTACCGCATAACCAGCGTCCGTTTTTGGAGGTTCGCGTCAAGCTCGATAAACCCGAAGCCCGTTTGCGCGAGCGGGTATTAGCTGCATTCACTGACAAACCAGTGCGCCTGGCACGAATTCATACTGAATATACCGGACATGGTTTAGGTATTGCCGATCAGATGACCACGGTGCCACTGGATTCGTTGACGTCACGGGAAGTATTTGAACTGTGTTATCAGCGGCAATATGCCTCTGCCCCGGCTATTGAACTGGTGAATTGTTTCGAAGAGTTAGAAACCGTATTGGAGCATCCGGCATTATGAAAATACTTGCGGTTCGTGGTGAAAATCTCGCTAGTTTAACTCATCCATTCGATATCGATTTTACGCAAGGGCGCTTGGGCGACAGTGGCCTGTTTGCGATCACCGGCAATACCGGTGCGGGCAAAAGCACAATTTTGGATGCGATTTGTCTGGCGTTGTATGATCAGATCGCGCGCTTTCCATCAAATAAGAAAAACATGGCGGAAATTGGCCGTGTTGATGATAGTGAGCGGTTAAAAGCCAACGATGTTCGGCTGATTTTAAGCCGTGGTGCATTCTCCGGTTATGCCGAAGTTGAGTTTTCTGGTCGCGATGGTCAGCGTTATTGCGCGCGCTGGTCGGTACGCCGGGCGCGTAATCGTCCGGATGGCAAATGCCAGAAACAAGAACGTTCGTTACGTCAGTTATCTGAAGGTGGTGTTACCTATGCGGGCGGGCAACGTGATGTGCAAAGCCAGATTGAGGAAAAGATTGGCCTGAACTGGGAGCAATTCCGTCGTGCTGTAATTTTACCGCAAGGCGACTTTGCCGCATTTCTGAAAGCCAGCATGGATGAACGCTCGGCGTTATTAGAACGCATGACCGGTACTGAACATTATTCACAACTCTCTGTGGCGGCGTATGAGCGGGCTAAAACAGAACGCCAGCAATTAGCGGTATTGGAAGAAAAGATCGGTGATCAACCGCAGTTCAGTCAGGAAGATCGCGATAATCTGTTATGGCAATTTAATAATTTGTCGTTGCAGCAAAAGCAGGTAGCTCAGCAACTCAGTTTGTTGCAAGAATGGCAGGGCATGCAATCCCGCCTGCAAGAGTTACAAGGCGTAACGGAAGAGTCGCGTCAGCAATTACAAACCGTGCTGGCGGAATGGCAGGCGCAGGAAGCCCACCGGCAACAACTGGCATTGCTGGAAAAAGTGCAAGTTGCGCGTCCGGAACATGAACAACTTGATCGCACGGTTATTGAATTACAGCAAGTCACGGAAATCTTGCAGCATCAGCAACAACAGCTTACCCAGCATCTGGAATTAGAGCAGCCATTACAGCAGCAATATCAGCAAGTATTGCAACAACGTGATGGTGGTGAAGCTGACTATGCGATGGTGCAGCGCGAGATCCGGCAGGCGCGTGAGTTAGATAACTCGTTATCTGAACGACAACAACAAGTCGAACAAGCGGCCCAGCAATTGTTGGCATTGCAGGCTGACACGGCAGAGCAACAGCAAGTGCGCGAGCAACAGCAATGCACCTTGCAGCAACTCCAGCAGCAACGATCAGAGTTGCAAATCTGGTTAGCAGAAAACAGTCATTGGCAGCGACAGGCGCAGCAGCAGCAACCGCTGTTAAAAGCGATGCAAGATTTTCTGGGTGAACAGCAGCGCTGGCAACAACAGAACCAACAGATTGCTGTCTATCAGCGGCAGTTGCGTGAGTTAGAGCAGGCACAAATCATTGTGCAGGGCCATTTCCAGCATCAACAAGAAGCGCTGCAAGCTATCAATCTGCGTTTACAACAAGAAGGCACGCCGCAGGAGTGGCAGTCGTTACAGCAGTTACATAGCCGTTGGCAGGAAGCGCAGAGTCTGGCGGAGCGCTGTCATCATCTGAAAGGGTTGGCCGAACAGGCAATCTTAAGCCAACGACAACGCGCCGAATTAGTTCAGCGTTTGCAATTAGCACAACAAGCATTGCAGCAAATCGCCCTACGTCAGCACGCTATTCAACCGGAATTAGACGATTTGCGTGCGCAATTGAAAGAGGTGCATCACACGCTGAAACAAGCGTTGTTACGCAGCCAATTGCAGGATTACCGTGGTTATCTGGTGGATAACGAACCGTGCCCGCTTTGTGGTTCCAGCCATCATCCTTACCAACATGAGATGGTCACTGATAGTCTGTTGCAACAGCTGGAACGTCAGCAACTTTTCCTGCAACAGCAATTAGAAAAAGGGCAGGCGGAAGCTGCGCAATTACAGGAAGCGGAATTACAAACACAACGAGCTGGAAAAGAGCTGGAACGTCAGCTTATCCAACTAGATGAGTCTTTACAGACACAAGCCTTGCAGTGGCAAGCACTGCGCCTGGCCCATACCTCGTTACTCCCGGCCTGGCCGGAAGAGGATAGTCAGTGGCTGCCATTGGCGGTTTTGCTGGCGCAATTACAGCATCAGCAAGGCGTGCAAGCCGGTGAGTTGCATCAGCAATATGAATTAGCCCGCGCGCAATTTGAGCGTCAGCAACAGTTACTGGTTCAGCAGGAGAAACTCAGCCAGCAGGCGCAATTGCACGAGCGTGAGTTGATGGAATTACGCCGTCAGAGTGGCATGCAACAGAGTGCGTTTGAGCAGTTACAGCAACAACAATCCGCATTGCTTTTACGTATACAACAGAGTGAATTGTCGCTGGAAGAACAGCTGGCCCCGTTGGATTGGCACTCGCATCTGAACTTACAACAGGGCGAGCTCTGGTTACAAGGCTGGCTAAAGTGCTGTCACGAATATCAACAAGTTGAGCAACGCTGGACGCTGAATGAACAACAATATCAGCAATTACATTCCGCCTTATCCGTGCAAAACAGCCGTTTGCAAACCTTGCAGGAACAACTGCAACTGCGTCAGCAAGAGCTGCAACGTATTCAGGCCGATTACCAACAAACACTTTCACTGCGTCAGCAATGTCTGAATGGGCAAGCCGCCGAGCCGTTAGAACAACAGTGGCTTCAGCGTTTGCAACAAAACCGGCAATTGGCAGAGCAGCAACAACAGCAACTGCAACAGTGGCAGGAACAGCGGATCGCTTTGCAATCGCAAGTGGCCAGCCAGCAACACCATCTGGAACAACTGCAGGCTCAGCAGCGCACGTTATTGCTCAGCACCATGCAGCAGCAGAAAAAATTGAATTTAACGGAATATGAGATCCGCCAGCTGTTAATTGTGCCGATAGAGCATGTGCGTTTGCAGCGGGAACAACTGGCACATTTAGATGAGTTGCTCACGCAAGCCAAAACGCGGTTACAGGAACGTGAGCAACAGATCGAGCTCCAGCTCAAACGTTGTGAGGCGTTACAACAAGCCCAGCCCGAGTGGGCGATGTTAGATCTCAATCAACTCGTGGCCCGTCAGCAAGAGATGACGCTGCATCTGCAAGACTTAGATCAGCTGTTATTTGATATTAAACGACTGCAGTTACAGGCAGAAGAGGCCGCAGTAACACAAGCTGAATTGCAACAAGCCTATCAAGCGCAGTTACAAATCAGTGATCGCTGGCAGCAGTTGAGCGATCTGATCGGTTCGGCCAGTGGCGCAAAATTCCGCACCTTTGCGCAAAGCCTGACGCTGGAACAGTTGTTAGGGCTGGCGAACTTACATTTAGCTGAATTAGCGCCGCGTTATCAGCTGCAGCGCGTGCCGGGCACCGATCTGGCGCTGCAAGTCATTGACCGGGACATGGGGGATGATATTCGCGCTGTAGAGTCATTATCTGGTGGTGAAAGTTTCCTTGTGTCATTAGCACTGGCGTTAGGGTTGTCATCTTTGTCATCGCACGATACCCGAATCGAATCACTGTTTATTGATGAAGGCTTTGGCACTCTTGACCCAGAGAGTCTGGATACAGCTATTGCCAGTCTGGATGCCTTACAAGCGGCAGGCCGACAAGTCGGTGTGATTTCACATGTGCAAACGCTGGTGGAGCGTATTGGTGTACAAATTAAAGTACAAAGTATGGGGGGAGGAGAAAGCAGAATAGTATTGCCTTGATATGACAGGAATA
It encodes the following:
- a CDS encoding XRE family transcriptional regulator, with the protein product MLELTQHIAATLQLLRKQRSWSLDKTAQATGVSKAMLGQIERGESSPTVATLWKIATGFQTSFSTFLEPSAAPQTLWLGDSAAEINHMTGENIAAKAIIPFDPKFGFELLQVTLPAGIEYLSAAHANGVTEHVIPLNGSLEVLIEGQWQQLAVGDAVRFDASKAHGYRNASNIEVKFHNLICYN
- a CDS encoding benzoate/H(+) symporter BenE family transporter, which codes for MRFALSLPVAGFVANLVGFSSSVALIFQAANSMTGANAQLTSSWLFALCIGSGLSTLILSFYYRQPILTAWSTPGAALLISSLQGVTPELATGAFLFSAFLISLCGVTGLFARLMHKIPTALASAMLAGVLVRFGMKVFEQMPLQPALIISMLLVYILAKRFYPRYAILFVLVVGSVVAWQQGLLQSNTQPLTFVSPVLTWPSFDLATLLGVGLPLFIVTMASQNLPGIAVMRANGYQAPVSASLTVTGVLNLLLAPLGCYAINLAAITAAICMGPEAHEDSKQRYKAAAFAGVGYLIAGVFGASIVTLFAILPGALIMGVAGIALFGTIGASLHAALHDEHQREAALLTFLVTASGLSLWGVGSAFWGLVVGVLVMMCYRKR
- the suhB gene encoding inositol-1-monophosphatase → MHPMLNIAVRAARSAGQVIVKSFADPSKIETMQKAMNDFVTNVDREAENVIIQTIRKSYPDHSIVAEESGLSSGKDADYQWIIDPLDGTTNFVKGIPHFAVSIALRIKGRTEVGVVYDPIRDELFTASRGAGAQLNGYRLRCSNAKELNGCVLATAFPHRHRHHYQSFLTMFNNIFQECADIRRAGAASLDLAYVAAGRMDGYWELGLKPWDLAAGELIAREAGAIATDFAGGHNYDNSGNIVCGNPRIVKALLAKIREELPESLAK
- a CDS encoding GrxA family glutaredoxin codes for the protein MEPVMIYGKPDCPYCEMAVKFCEERDFAFTYVDIFATGMTVADLQKKVGQPVRTVPQIFVGKKHVGGYTDFYKAVTENLL
- a CDS encoding YfhL family 4Fe-4S dicluster ferredoxin, whose translation is MALLITEACTNCDMCEPECPNQAIYMGDKVYEIMPDRCTECVGFYEEPTCVRVCPINCIITDPAHPESELELLNKFISLYEKGD
- the yegQ gene encoding tRNA 5-hydroxyuridine modification protein YegQ — translated: MFKPELLSPAGTLKNMRYAYAYGADAVYAGQPRYSLRVRNNEFDHANLQLGINEAHDLGKKLYVVANIQPHNSKLKTFVRDMKPVIDMGPDALIMSDPGLIMMVREHFPEMPVHLSVQANAVNWATVKFWEKMGLERVILSRELSIEEIEEIRQQCPDIQLEVFVHGALCMAYSGRCLLSGYLNKRDPNQGTCTNSCRWEYNVHEGKQDDVGQIVHKQEPIPVKVEPTLGIGAPSDALVLLEEKNRPGEFMTAFEDEHGTYIMNSRDLRAIQHVERLSKLGVHSLKIEGRTKSFYYCARTAQVYRQAIDDAAAGKPFNANLMGTLENLAHRGYTEGFLRRHVHSDYQNYDYGYSVSDSQQFVGEVLERSANGMAKIAVKNKFLVGNSLELMTPQGNISFELAHMENKKGEQIEVAPGDGHIVEIPVPENVDLSYGILLRNLDDKESTRQPHAVA
- the rdgC gene encoding recombination-associated protein RdgC, whose product is MWFKNLQLYRFTRPFEHDADSLEKMLQSHLFTPCGSQEMSKFGWISPLGKHAEVLVHEVQGQLLLCAKKEEKMLPAAVIKDMLQEKIDDMEAAQGRALKKKEKESLKEEILHTLLPRAFPRSSQTFLWINAAENYLVVDAGSAKKADDVLSLLRKCTGSLPVVPFALLNPPEITMTEWLNAGAAPAGFTLEDEAELRSALEHGGIIRCKEQDLVCDEIKSHLLADKMVTKLALNWSDTVSFVLSDDLSIKRLKFSEELREQNEDVVSEDQVARMDADFALMTGELAKFVPELVAALGGEKAE
- a CDS encoding GNAT family N-acetyltransferase, with translation MVIRRSEPQDMPQLTAIWLQASLHADEFLPAATWWHRQESMRKQLECGTEVWVADDENHLVGFVALKADELLELYVEPSCQRQQLAEELLGLAKQNHPVLYHRACAEHADEIEFYQKQGFKIKEAHKHPVWQLEEYWMECRDA
- a CDS encoding exonuclease SbcCD subunit D C-terminal domain-containing protein, whose translation is MKLLHTADWHLGHRLHGHERYYEHRSFLDWLMNEIVQRDIDGLLVAGDVFDTANPSATSWQLFYQFLASLRQQRPHLNVIIIAGNHDSPSKLDAPHELLKSFDLHLIGAIERDDAGQLNCAKLAIPLKDKTGNVAAWCAAVPFLRSADLRISDEQTEGEDRLVAGVREVYQQVFAHIDTQRTAEQPILALGHAYLQSGELSELSERKILGGNQHALPLSVFDGADHVALGHLHLSQALSERVHYSGSPLPLSLAEQHYPHRVLELTVNNHQIAVTDKIGVPHTVDILRLPTQPAPLDEVLAELSALSLADLPHNQRPFLEVRVKLDKPEARLRERVLAAFTDKPVRLARIHTEYTGHGLGIADQMTTVPLDSLTSREVFELCYQRQYASAPAIELVNCFEELETVLEHPAL
- a CDS encoding AAA family ATPase encodes the protein MKILAVRGENLASLTHPFDIDFTQGRLGDSGLFAITGNTGAGKSTILDAICLALYDQIARFPSNKKNMAEIGRVDDSERLKANDVRLILSRGAFSGYAEVEFSGRDGQRYCARWSVRRARNRPDGKCQKQERSLRQLSEGGVTYAGGQRDVQSQIEEKIGLNWEQFRRAVILPQGDFAAFLKASMDERSALLERMTGTEHYSQLSVAAYERAKTERQQLAVLEEKIGDQPQFSQEDRDNLLWQFNNLSLQQKQVAQQLSLLQEWQGMQSRLQELQGVTEESRQQLQTVLAEWQAQEAHRQQLALLEKVQVARPEHEQLDRTVIELQQVTEILQHQQQQLTQHLELEQPLQQQYQQVLQQRDGGEADYAMVQREIRQARELDNSLSERQQQVEQAAQQLLALQADTAEQQQVREQQQCTLQQLQQQRSELQIWLAENSHWQRQAQQQQPLLKAMQDFLGEQQRWQQQNQQIAVYQRQLRELEQAQIIVQGHFQHQQEALQAINLRLQQEGTPQEWQSLQQLHSRWQEAQSLAERCHHLKGLAEQAILSQRQRAELVQRLQLAQQALQQIALRQHAIQPELDDLRAQLKEVHHTLKQALLRSQLQDYRGYLVDNEPCPLCGSSHHPYQHEMVTDSLLQQLERQQLFLQQQLEKGQAEAAQLQEAELQTQRAGKELERQLIQLDESLQTQALQWQALRLAHTSLLPAWPEEDSQWLPLAVLLAQLQHQQGVQAGELHQQYELARAQFERQQQLLVQQEKLSQQAQLHERELMELRRQSGMQQSAFEQLQQQQSALLLRIQQSELSLEEQLAPLDWHSHLNLQQGELWLQGWLKCCHEYQQVEQRWTLNEQQYQQLHSALSVQNSRLQTLQEQLQLRQQELQRIQADYQQTLSLRQQCLNGQAAEPLEQQWLQRLQQNRQLAEQQQQQLQQWQEQRIALQSQVASQQHHLEQLQAQQRTLLLSTMQQQKKLNLTEYEIRQLLIVPIEHVRLQREQLAHLDELLTQAKTRLQEREQQIELQLKRCEALQQAQPEWAMLDLNQLVARQQEMTLHLQDLDQLLFDIKRLQLQAEEAAVTQAELQQAYQAQLQISDRWQQLSDLIGSASGAKFRTFAQSLTLEQLLGLANLHLAELAPRYQLQRVPGTDLALQVIDRDMGDDIRAVESLSGGESFLVSLALALGLSSLSSHDTRIESLFIDEGFGTLDPESLDTAIASLDALQAAGRQVGVISHVQTLVERIGVQIKVQSMGGGESRIVLP